A genome region from Hevea brasiliensis isolate MT/VB/25A 57/8 chromosome 7, ASM3005281v1, whole genome shotgun sequence includes the following:
- the LOC110651115 gene encoding classical arabinogalactan protein 9, translated as MKMGSCVLKVFLILGLLAASCMAQAPGASPTPAPKAAPTPAPKAAPTPSPTAPPTPSPTPTSAPAPSSPAPTPSPKNAPTASPVSPPSPAPSSPTSSPPAPATPSPASSPSQTPASQPPPSGNFAAARFDRVILAGTVIAGTFLAFTLA; from the coding sequence ATGAAGATGGGTTCTTGCGTTTTGAAAGTTTTCTTGATCTTGGGTCTCTTGGCCGCTTCTTGCATGGCACAGGCACCTGGTGCTTCACCAACTCCGGCACCAAAAGCAGCACCAACACCAGCGCCAAAAGCAGCACCAACTCCATCACCAACAGCTCCGCCAACCCCATCACCAACACCAACGTCAGCGCCTGCTCCATCGTCTCCAGCTCCTACACCATCTCCAAAGAATGCTCCAACTGCTTCACCAGTTTCTCCTCCATCTCCTGCCCCATCTTCCCCTACCTCCTCTCCCCCTGCACCAGCAACCCCTTCACCCGCTTCTTCTCCTTCACAGACTCCAGCTTCTCAACCTCCACCCAGTGGCAACTTCGCTGCTGCTAGGTTTGATAGAGTTATCCTCGCTGGAACTGTAATTGCGGGAACTTTCTTGGCCTTTACTTTGGCTTAG